The proteins below come from a single Neochlamydia sp. AcF84 genomic window:
- a CDS encoding tetratricopeptide repeat protein, with protein sequence MKAFDPWMLDIEKHGMLIKVKNDLYRFPHLALDRLALLKEIKASDTFTRIDQLNKQEIISDSAAEKLKEWMSIVLFMRLKTYSHCQAQQEMMNPLIKPFGFEDPQLIKNQFALDHEALAKVKKIYRIFIPFHEASQEFLAGREEELRSATLDKVLFQMDGDIALRLLQYEEAKKHYLSAKDAASEDSDILTALGCISLAQGNLDQAAKYIHQALQVDIKDFRENPIRIATDYSNLVDIYVEQGESNEAKKYADKALKIDLEFLPEDHLHIARDYNNLGRICLALRELTQANEYFEKALEIHAHLYGGNHPNVATYYNNLGMIYQDQKELEKAAEYVKKALAIDQSYYGEYHPLTATDYNNLGTIYLGQGNFDEATKYCKKALKINLNFFGVDHPFVAENYGNLGQIYQSRKKLVKAIEYTRKSLEIFCNLYGENHPGVATTYNNLGLIYQERDYLNQAAEYIKKALKIDLNLFGENSLRVGKRYINLLSIYTAQGTLHEAAKYAMYALNIYRDHKENGEDMAIIAAYLVTLYNKKIGNE encoded by the coding sequence ATGAAGGCTTTCGATCCCTGGATGCTCGACATAGAAAAGCATGGGATGCTTATTAAAGTTAAAAATGATCTCTATCGTTTTCCTCATCTGGCATTAGACAGGCTAGCCCTCCTTAAAGAAATAAAAGCGTCGGATACCTTTACTAGAATTGACCAATTAAATAAGCAAGAAATTATCAGTGACAGCGCAGCTGAAAAGCTAAAGGAGTGGATGAGCATAGTGCTATTTATGCGCCTTAAAACCTACTCGCATTGTCAAGCGCAACAAGAGATGATGAATCCTCTCATTAAGCCCTTCGGATTCGAAGATCCACAACTTATCAAAAACCAGTTTGCTTTAGATCATGAAGCCCTAGCAAAGGTAAAGAAAATTTACCGTATATTCATACCTTTCCACGAAGCCTCGCAAGAGTTTCTAGCAGGACGTGAAGAGGAACTTAGATCTGCTACTTTAGATAAGGTCTTGTTTCAAATGGATGGAGATATAGCTTTAAGGCTGCTTCAATACGAAGAGGCAAAGAAGCATTATCTTTCAGCAAAAGACGCTGCCTCTGAAGATTCTGACATACTAACTGCATTAGGGTGTATCTCCCTTGCTCAAGGAAATTTAGATCAGGCGGCTAAATATATCCATCAAGCGCTTCAAGTTGATATTAAAGACTTTAGGGAAAACCCTATTAGAATAGCAACCGACTATAGTAACTTAGTAGATATCTATGTAGAGCAGGGGGAATCAAATGAAGCTAAAAAATATGCTGATAAGGCTCTTAAAATTGATCTTGAGTTTCTCCCTGAGGATCATTTACATATCGCAAGAGACTATAATAATTTGGGAAGAATTTGCCTCGCCTTAAGAGAGTTAACACAGGCAAATGAGTATTTTGAGAAAGCACTTGAAATCCATGCTCACCTGTATGGGGGAAATCATCCCAACGTAGCGACCTACTATAATAATTTAGGGATGATTTATCAAGATCAAAAGGAGTTGGAAAAAGCAGCAGAATATGTCAAGAAAGCTCTAGCAATTGACCAAAGCTACTATGGTGAATATCATCCTTTAACAGCAACAGATTACAACAACTTAGGAACAATCTATCTAGGGCAAGGAAATTTTGATGAAGCAACTAAATATTGTAAGAAAGCGCTAAAAATAAATCTTAATTTTTTTGGTGTAGATCATCCTTTTGTGGCAGAAAATTATGGCAATTTAGGTCAAATCTATCAGAGCCGAAAGAAATTAGTAAAAGCCATCGAGTATACTCGTAAATCTCTCGAAATTTTTTGTAATTTATATGGAGAAAACCACCCGGGTGTTGCTACTACTTATAATAACTTAGGACTCATTTACCAAGAGCGAGATTATTTAAATCAGGCAGCTGAGTATATTAAAAAGGCCCTCAAAATCGACCTCAATCTTTTTGGAGAAAATAGCCTTCGTGTTGGAAAACGTTACATTAATCTATTATCGATTTACACTGCTCAAGGAACACTACATGAAGCAGCTAAATATGCTATGTACGCACTTAACATTTATAGAGATCATAAAGAAAATGGTGAGGATATGGCGATAATTGCTGCCTACTTGGTAACACTCTATAACAAGAAGATTGGAAACGAGTAA
- a CDS encoding tetratricopeptide repeat protein has protein sequence MISDSSPIKPVVRSELKTKKENSSSSLENSIRYGKIDLKICAELSLQDLCSLRLVCKEWKQIVEATDLWKRLYITDFKFKFPPIQQLPCSVNKKETFKNSPSFTPLSSKIYEQLLLSFDNLTDDELREILESNSFLSKDTIEKAEKAYTLALELIVRDKDHIQDPAQQNITIQEGFCIEKLGDIYGVKETSETLLQAAGLYNYAMHLSSVERHEILKEKVAKIQSLLSQLYEQKTLNYDLLRNQFEGNRQKLKDFRSKIEKEIQSLPETPAPQVVRELYGEISQQIKAFFEMLVKQSINILGAEPCEYAMIGFGSLAREEMTPYSDLEFGILIKEDTSKNREYFKRLSALIHLKIINLGETILPALNIPCLKAIDFFDGLTPRGFAFDGAGVEGKGCKTPFGNLKTFELIQTPDKMAQYIAKDEKGQWWHEKEPHLPMELLSFTLLLGNPELIEQYRQKIQEKLDTPYQKGLNLRDYLAKYHLAQVDMATFDPGLGNLGSQGMLFKVKNDFYRFPHLALDRLALITGIEDPNTFDRIEKLNKQSVLTIAAAKNLKKWMSIALFMRLKTYSHYQAQKEMMNPLIKPFGFEDSELIKKHFALNREALKKIKKIYRIFIPFQKAIQEFLLGNESKLKSSSLNDCSPQIRGEIALRLFQQEEAKDWYLKALRENSKNTEVLHSLGAIYLNQGKLEKAAKYAKQALTFKIKLFDKNHSSLSKSYNNLGVVYQEQGKLRKAADLINQALDIDFKLFGEDSPFIAIYYNNLGSIYHEQGKLEKAIKSIQQALAIRLKLFGKNHPMVAICYNNLGTVYQEQGNFEKAADCINQALSIELELFGESHPTVATDQNNLGMIYVEQGKLEKAAKCVNQALHIDFKLFGEDHPKIARDYNNLGTIYRDQGDLEKAAECFKKAFTINHTLFGENHSRVAKDYGNLAHINQDQGNLEKAAEYAIRALDIVIKLFGVNYPTTATCYNNLGTIYKDQMNLEMAAECFKKALAIDLKLFGNKHFTLADRYNNLGMLYYDQGKLKEAAEYVHQALTITLKLLDKNHPKVAIIYNNLGIIYRDQKNLEKATEYFNQALVINLELFGENHPNMAILYNNVGAIYQAIGNTKKVAEFAKKALNISLKIFGKNHPMVAVYYHNLGMTYYHQGKLEKAATYVNQAATMSLKLLGEKHPKMIILYTNLSIIYQSQRNLEKAIEYALKAYAIPSGQ, from the coding sequence ATGATTTCAGATAGTTCACCTATTAAGCCTGTTGTGCGCTCTGAATTAAAGACGAAAAAAGAAAATTCTTCTAGTTCTTTAGAAAATTCGATTAGATATGGAAAAATAGATTTAAAAATATGTGCGGAACTTAGCCTGCAAGACTTATGCAGCTTAAGACTTGTGTGTAAAGAATGGAAACAAATTGTAGAAGCGACTGATTTATGGAAAAGGCTTTATATAACAGATTTTAAATTTAAGTTTCCTCCTATACAACAGCTGCCTTGCTCTGTTAATAAGAAAGAAACTTTTAAGAATTCCCCTTCCTTCACTCCTTTGTCTTCAAAAATTTATGAACAGCTGCTTCTTTCTTTTGATAACTTAACAGATGATGAATTAAGAGAAATTCTAGAAAGTAATAGCTTTTTATCAAAAGATACTATTGAAAAAGCAGAAAAAGCCTATACGCTAGCTCTAGAACTTATTGTTCGAGATAAAGATCATATTCAAGATCCTGCACAACAAAACATTACTATTCAAGAAGGCTTTTGCATAGAAAAATTAGGGGATATCTATGGTGTAAAAGAAACCTCTGAAACGCTTCTTCAAGCCGCAGGGCTTTACAATTATGCTATGCATCTTTCTTCCGTCGAGAGGCATGAAATTCTTAAAGAAAAGGTTGCTAAAATTCAAAGCCTACTTAGCCAACTGTATGAGCAAAAAACTTTAAACTATGATTTACTAAGAAACCAATTTGAAGGAAACCGACAAAAATTAAAGGATTTCAGAAGTAAAATAGAGAAAGAAATCCAATCCTTACCTGAGACCCCGGCTCCCCAGGTGGTCAGAGAGCTTTATGGTGAGATTTCTCAACAGATAAAAGCTTTCTTTGAAATGCTTGTAAAGCAAAGTATTAACATCTTAGGAGCTGAGCCTTGCGAGTATGCTATGATAGGCTTTGGTTCCTTAGCTAGAGAAGAGATGACTCCTTATTCCGATTTAGAGTTTGGTATTCTTATAAAAGAGGATACCTCAAAAAATAGGGAGTATTTTAAGCGCCTGAGCGCATTGATTCATTTGAAAATCATTAATTTAGGAGAAACCATTCTTCCTGCTTTAAACATTCCTTGCCTAAAAGCCATAGATTTTTTTGATGGCTTAACTCCAAGAGGTTTTGCCTTTGATGGAGCGGGCGTAGAAGGAAAAGGCTGTAAAACTCCCTTTGGTAATCTCAAGACATTCGAACTTATTCAAACCCCTGATAAGATGGCTCAATATATAGCTAAAGATGAAAAAGGCCAATGGTGGCATGAAAAAGAGCCTCATCTTCCTATGGAACTTCTATCTTTCACTCTTTTACTAGGTAATCCTGAGCTAATAGAGCAATATAGACAAAAAATTCAAGAAAAGCTTGATACCCCTTATCAAAAAGGCCTTAATCTTAGAGATTACTTAGCCAAGTATCATTTAGCTCAAGTGGATATGGCTACTTTCGATCCAGGATTAGGTAATTTAGGAAGCCAAGGAATGCTTTTTAAAGTCAAAAATGATTTCTATCGCTTTCCTCATTTGGCTTTGGACAGACTAGCCCTCATTACAGGGATAGAAGACCCGAATACTTTTGATAGAATTGAGAAGCTAAACAAACAAAGTGTTTTAACAATAGCTGCAGCCAAAAATTTAAAAAAATGGATGAGCATAGCTTTATTTATGCGACTTAAAACCTATTCGCATTATCAAGCTCAAAAAGAGATGATGAATCCTTTAATTAAACCTTTTGGCTTTGAGGATTCTGAACTTATTAAAAAGCACTTTGCTTTAAATCGAGAGGCTTTAAAAAAGATAAAAAAAATTTACCGTATTTTTATTCCTTTCCAAAAAGCTATTCAAGAGTTTTTATTAGGTAATGAAAGCAAGCTTAAATCTTCATCTTTGAATGATTGCTCGCCCCAAATTCGAGGAGAGATAGCTTTAAGATTATTTCAGCAAGAAGAAGCAAAAGATTGGTACCTTAAAGCTCTGCGAGAAAACTCAAAAAATACTGAAGTATTACATTCTCTTGGTGCCATTTATTTAAACCAGGGGAAACTAGAAAAGGCTGCTAAGTACGCCAAGCAAGCTCTTACTTTTAAAATTAAGCTGTTTGATAAAAATCATTCTAGCTTATCAAAAAGCTATAACAATTTAGGTGTGGTTTACCAAGAACAAGGGAAATTAAGAAAAGCCGCTGATCTTATCAATCAAGCACTCGACATTGACTTTAAGCTTTTTGGCGAAGATTCTCCCTTTATTGCAATTTATTATAATAATTTAGGGTCAATTTACCATGAACAAGGGAAATTAGAAAAGGCCATTAAGTCTATTCAGCAAGCGCTTGCTATCAGACTTAAGCTCTTTGGTAAAAATCATCCTATGGTAGCAATCTGTTATAACAACTTAGGGACGGTCTATCAGGAACAAGGTAATTTTGAAAAAGCCGCTGATTGTATTAATCAAGCGCTTTCTATTGAGCTCGAGCTGTTTGGTGAAAGTCATCCTACTGTAGCAACCGATCAAAACAATCTAGGAATGATCTACGTTGAACAAGGAAAGTTAGAAAAAGCAGCTAAATGTGTTAACCAAGCACTCCACATTGATTTTAAACTATTCGGTGAAGACCATCCAAAGATAGCAAGAGATTATAACAATTTGGGAACGATCTACAGAGACCAAGGGGATTTAGAAAAGGCCGCTGAGTGCTTCAAGAAAGCATTTACTATCAATCACACGCTATTCGGTGAAAATCATTCCCGGGTCGCCAAAGATTACGGCAATCTAGCACACATTAACCAGGACCAAGGGAACTTAGAAAAAGCCGCGGAATATGCCATTCGAGCGCTTGACATTGTCATTAAGTTATTTGGCGTAAATTATCCTACTACGGCAACCTGCTATAATAATCTAGGAACTATTTACAAAGATCAAATGAATTTAGAGATGGCCGCTGAGTGCTTCAAGAAAGCGCTTGCTATTGATCTTAAATTATTTGGTAATAAGCATTTTACTTTAGCAGATCGTTACAATAACCTTGGAATGCTCTATTATGATCAAGGGAAGCTAAAAGAAGCTGCTGAATACGTTCATCAAGCCCTTACTATTACTCTTAAGTTGTTAGATAAAAATCATCCGAAAGTGGCGATTATTTACAATAACTTGGGAATAATCTATAGAGACCAAAAAAATTTAGAGAAAGCTACCGAGTATTTCAATCAAGCACTCGTTATCAATCTTGAACTATTTGGTGAAAACCATCCCAACATGGCAATTCTTTACAATAATGTGGGGGCGATTTACCAAGCTATCGGGAATACAAAAAAGGTTGCTGAATTTGCCAAGAAAGCGCTCAATATTAGTCTTAAAATTTTTGGCAAAAATCACCCAATGGTGGCTGTTTATTACCACAATTTAGGGATGACATATTATCATCAAGGAAAGTTAGAAAAAGCCGCTACGTATGTCAATCAGGCTGCCACAATGAGTCTTAAGTTGCTTGGAGAAAAACATCCTAAGATGATAATCCTTTATACCAATTTGTCGATAATCTATCAGAGTCAAAGGAATTTAGAAAAAGCCATTGAGTATGCCTTGAAAGCATATGCTATTCCCTCCGGACAATAA
- a CDS encoding DNA-directed RNA polymerase subunit alpha C-terminal domain-containing protein produces MAVLEFKQETHLSPSKGHRKRSTDSSSATLQSFEETYKTSYSHGLENIYALENVDIKSIRRIETLSPKVSPPLKSKKELFIGEEDELDLGEEFRGWIPSFTTKVPIQILELSKYIEKALLENGKKTIGDLTKASIDDLVFLRGIGQGHVEEINCKLNNYLESRALGKCKKVDFLAWLQSLVATQERKKAYALLEPYNLTELFVLSPSEKVELRQLSLEKKQDWIQEVVSKMATPLQKQRVFEDMQLIFNVFFKPWIRRRGGIATRHELIERMQRISANKAMSISVVNFLQNHFFDRKDCISLFLQEIEEEIYACDNHSMHEYKEIISKALSYFYKPSIHYRLPELITLVEKELAKTWIGYQEGYVEKVIRLSPTFCIIRGSSGQLEVYCRKISL; encoded by the coding sequence ATGGCAGTATTAGAATTTAAGCAGGAGACACACCTATCCCCTTCAAAAGGGCATAGGAAGCGCTCTACCGATTCTTCTTCTGCCACCTTGCAGTCTTTTGAAGAAACCTATAAAACTTCTTATAGCCATGGCCTAGAAAATATTTATGCCTTAGAAAATGTCGATATCAAATCAATAAGGCGTATAGAAACGCTTTCTCCAAAGGTCTCTCCTCCCTTAAAAAGCAAAAAAGAACTTTTCATAGGTGAGGAAGATGAATTAGACCTAGGAGAGGAGTTTAGAGGCTGGATACCCTCTTTCACCACAAAAGTTCCCATCCAAATTTTAGAATTATCTAAATATATTGAAAAAGCTCTTCTTGAAAATGGTAAAAAAACAATAGGGGATCTAACAAAAGCTTCTATAGATGACCTTGTTTTTTTACGTGGAATAGGCCAAGGACATGTTGAAGAAATTAATTGCAAGTTAAACAATTACCTAGAAAGTCGCGCGCTTGGCAAATGCAAAAAAGTAGATTTTTTAGCTTGGCTGCAAAGTCTAGTCGCTACGCAAGAACGGAAAAAAGCTTATGCACTTTTGGAACCCTATAATTTAACCGAGCTTTTTGTCCTCTCCCCTAGCGAAAAAGTAGAACTGCGTCAATTGAGTTTAGAAAAAAAGCAAGACTGGATCCAAGAAGTGGTAAGTAAAATGGCTACTCCTCTGCAAAAACAGAGGGTCTTTGAGGATATGCAGCTGATTTTTAATGTATTTTTTAAACCCTGGATTCGCCGTCGTGGCGGCATAGCCACTCGCCATGAACTTATCGAACGCATGCAACGTATCAGCGCCAACAAAGCGATGAGTATAAGCGTAGTTAACTTTCTGCAAAACCACTTTTTTGATCGTAAAGATTGTATTTCTTTATTCCTACAAGAAATTGAGGAAGAAATCTATGCTTGCGATAACCACAGCATGCATGAATATAAAGAAATAATATCCAAAGCTCTTTCTTATTTTTATAAGCCCTCTATTCACTATCGATTACCAGAGCTAATTACCTTGGTAGAAAAAGAATTGGCAAAAACATGGATAGGATACCAAGAAGGTTACGTGGAAAAGGTTATACGCTTATCCCCCACTTTTTGTATTATTAGAGGTTCCTCGGGACAGTTAGAAGTTTATTGCCGAAAAATTTCTTTATAA
- the tsaA gene encoding tRNA (N6-threonylcarbamoyladenosine(37)-N6)-methyltransferase TrmO, producing the protein MQSTSLSCSPIGYFYTSEKERYSLPKQAGLFKNNKGKIILNRHQNFEQALHDLAGFNKIWVIFWFHRNHHWKPKVLTPHGPPKRGLFATRSPHRPNPLGLSCLEITGVSQLEIDVVKHDLLDGTPILDIKPYIEYVDAWTDIQQGWLESCKKKSPYPIIWEEEALAQVSFLNNRCSFNFQEEINFRLATHPYPSSNNRILHCKDNDYLLAYKTWRFFFRITLPYIHVIKIGTGYDRETIKGEKKSAWNDVDLHREFLKKFTLSEL; encoded by the coding sequence ATGCAATCAACATCCTTATCATGTAGCCCTATCGGTTATTTTTACACTTCAGAAAAAGAACGCTACTCCTTGCCCAAGCAAGCAGGTCTATTTAAAAATAATAAAGGAAAAATAATCTTAAACAGGCACCAAAATTTTGAGCAGGCTTTACATGATTTAGCGGGCTTTAATAAGATATGGGTCATTTTCTGGTTTCATCGTAATCACCATTGGAAGCCAAAAGTTTTAACGCCCCACGGCCCTCCTAAGCGCGGGCTTTTTGCTACTCGCTCTCCTCATCGACCTAATCCTTTAGGGTTAAGCTGCTTGGAAATTACTGGGGTAAGTCAACTTGAGATAGATGTCGTTAAGCATGATTTGCTAGATGGCACGCCTATTTTAGACATCAAACCTTATATTGAATATGTAGATGCTTGGACAGATATCCAACAAGGGTGGCTAGAGTCTTGTAAGAAAAAAAGCCCTTATCCAATTATATGGGAGGAAGAAGCCCTTGCGCAAGTAAGCTTTTTAAACAACCGATGTAGCTTTAACTTTCAAGAAGAAATTAATTTTAGATTGGCAACACATCCCTACCCTTCTTCTAACAATCGTATTCTTCATTGTAAAGATAATGATTATCTACTCGCTTATAAAACGTGGAGATTCTTTTTTAGAATTACCTTACCCTATATCCACGTTATAAAAATTGGTACAGGCTATGACAGAGAAACGATCAAGGGTGAGAAGAAATCTGCCTGGAATGATGTAGATTTACATCGAGAATTTCTAAAAAAATTCACTTTAAGTGAACTTTAA
- the holA gene encoding DNA polymerase III subunit delta produces the protein MKYSHLKAFEKHLESAAPLHFAPVYKIICKDEFNRKIAYERLISHLLGEQISNPMALCIYSEEKVDISKVMAELQSLDSFVSKRVVVIHHAESLLKAATEKLLAYYENPNKNVYLVLTAASLNASTNFYKKSEWVGIILEIAEEKPWEKEKSLKEWMDQTINHYGKQINPSASQALLKQMGTEQAILSQEIEKLVCYVGEKRQISLEDVEAVCISVNTETIWQLGEALFRRDASTALRIAAALLQEGTPLLILLRQIRSQFQTDFQVCTILAQGGSGAEVSKQFGYMKGQILERHIQLARNYGMARFRKGMILIDEAETAAKNSSTDYSYLIERLIAKLII, from the coding sequence ATGAAATATAGTCATTTAAAAGCTTTTGAAAAACATCTTGAGAGTGCAGCGCCCCTACACTTTGCCCCTGTCTATAAAATTATTTGTAAAGATGAGTTTAATAGAAAAATAGCTTATGAAAGACTTATTTCTCATCTTTTAGGAGAACAAATCTCTAATCCCATGGCTCTTTGCATTTATAGCGAAGAAAAAGTAGACATAAGCAAGGTTATGGCTGAATTACAATCTTTAGATTCTTTTGTTTCTAAAAGAGTAGTGGTGATCCACCATGCTGAGAGCCTTTTAAAAGCGGCAACAGAAAAGTTGCTGGCTTATTATGAAAATCCTAACAAGAATGTTTATCTTGTTTTAACAGCAGCCTCCTTGAATGCCTCTACGAATTTTTATAAGAAAAGTGAATGGGTAGGGATCATTTTAGAAATAGCGGAAGAAAAGCCCTGGGAAAAAGAAAAGTCTTTAAAAGAGTGGATGGATCAAACGATTAATCACTATGGGAAACAGATCAACCCTTCTGCTAGCCAGGCGCTTTTAAAACAAATGGGTACCGAACAGGCAATTTTAAGCCAAGAGATAGAAAAATTAGTCTGCTATGTGGGCGAAAAGCGCCAGATCTCATTAGAAGATGTAGAAGCAGTTTGCATTTCTGTAAATACGGAAACGATTTGGCAACTAGGTGAGGCACTTTTTCGCCGAGATGCCTCTACTGCTTTACGTATTGCTGCAGCTTTGCTTCAAGAGGGCACTCCTTTGCTCATTTTGCTAAGGCAAATTCGTAGCCAATTTCAAACTGATTTTCAAGTATGCACCATTCTAGCTCAGGGGGGGAGTGGAGCAGAAGTGTCTAAACAATTTGGCTATATGAAAGGGCAAATTTTGGAAAGACATATTCAGCTGGCTAGAAATTATGGGATGGCTCGTTTTCGCAAAGGAATGATTTTAATAGATGAGGCTGAAACAGCAGCCAAAAACAGCTCAACAGATTATTCTTATCTGATCGAGCGTCTTATAGCAAAACTTATTATTTAA
- a CDS encoding SAM-dependent methyltransferase has product MNKPALLLLPNLLGEHRYHEIFLPNSVDKAVSTLDGLICESEKAGRRYLSRFKTKKAISEMPIAIYNEHTPQEDIDFLLEPIRKGERWGLISDAGLPCVADPGSKLVRRARQSGIAVQVFNGPSSILLALIHSGFSGQRFAFHGYLKADEAGRLKDIKRLETLARTDQVTQIFMEAPYRNMHMLQGLLNTLAEDTWLCTAWELTMPEQGVVSEPVHRWKKMPLPNIEKKAAIFLISCR; this is encoded by the coding sequence ATGAATAAACCCGCTTTATTACTTTTACCTAATCTTTTAGGGGAGCATCGCTATCATGAAATTTTCTTGCCCAATAGCGTAGATAAAGCTGTTTCTACTCTTGATGGATTGATTTGTGAAAGTGAAAAGGCAGGGCGTCGTTATCTAAGTCGTTTCAAAACTAAAAAAGCAATCTCTGAGATGCCGATAGCTATTTATAATGAGCATACTCCTCAAGAGGATATCGACTTTTTATTAGAGCCTATTCGTAAGGGTGAGCGCTGGGGTTTAATATCTGATGCAGGTTTGCCTTGTGTAGCCGATCCTGGCTCTAAGCTTGTACGTCGTGCGCGCCAATCAGGTATAGCCGTGCAAGTCTTTAATGGCCCTTCTTCTATTCTCCTAGCCCTTATACACTCTGGATTTTCAGGACAACGCTTTGCTTTCCACGGTTATTTAAAAGCGGATGAAGCAGGCCGCCTGAAAGATATTAAACGATTAGAAACTTTAGCGCGTACGGACCAGGTTACTCAGATTTTTATGGAAGCTCCTTACCGCAATATGCATATGCTTCAAGGTTTATTAAATACATTAGCAGAAGATACTTGGCTTTGCACCGCTTGGGAGCTGACTATGCCTGAGCAAGGAGTTGTTTCAGAGCCTGTGCATAGGTGGAAAAAGATGCCTCTACCCAACATAGAGAAAAAAGCGGCCATCTTTTTGATTAGCTGTCGCTAG
- the hemW gene encoding radical SAM family heme chaperone HemW, whose translation MPPPKEPISLYFHIPFCTHKCGYCHFYVLPNRQELKDIFMQALAKEWSLRLPDLIDKEIVSIYFGGGTPSLLGAEYLSEIIEWIKRDVNFDPLTTEVTLEANPETITFSLMQAYALAGVNRVSIGIQTLSNTLLEKLERQHSAEKAIEAVWTSYEAGIKNLTIDLMYDLPNQTLAIWKETLLQVSQLPIKHLSLYNLTIEPHTTFFKYRNLLLKTLPDPDLSLQMYEMAQATLNSCQLKQYEISAFAQEGFQSKHNTGYWAGRPFLGFGPSAFSYWKGKRFRNIAHLKRYAYLLSNENFPLDFEEQLDPEASQRELLTIRLRMREGIDLKAFQQTHGALSQETLQNLTDLEEQGFIHKESNRISLSQQGVLFYDTVATELI comes from the coding sequence ATGCCGCCTCCTAAAGAGCCTATTAGTCTTTATTTTCATATACCTTTCTGTACACATAAATGTGGCTATTGCCACTTTTATGTGTTACCTAATCGCCAAGAGCTAAAAGATATTTTCATGCAAGCTTTGGCTAAGGAATGGTCGTTACGCCTTCCTGATCTTATCGATAAAGAAATTGTTAGCATTTATTTTGGTGGGGGTACGCCTTCTTTATTAGGAGCAGAGTATCTAAGTGAAATTATTGAATGGATCAAACGCGATGTAAACTTTGATCCTTTAACCACTGAGGTTACCCTCGAAGCAAATCCAGAAACTATTACTTTTTCTCTTATGCAAGCTTATGCGCTAGCCGGTGTCAATCGGGTGAGCATAGGCATACAAACACTCAGCAATACTCTATTAGAAAAACTAGAAAGACAACATAGCGCAGAAAAGGCTATCGAAGCAGTTTGGACCTCCTATGAAGCTGGAATAAAAAATCTTACCATCGATCTCATGTACGACCTTCCTAACCAAACTCTAGCTATTTGGAAAGAAACGCTTTTGCAAGTAAGCCAATTACCCATCAAACATTTATCGCTTTATAATTTAACTATTGAACCTCATACTACCTTTTTTAAATATCGTAATCTTTTACTGAAAACTTTGCCAGATCCTGACTTAAGTTTACAAATGTATGAGATGGCTCAAGCAACGCTAAATAGCTGCCAATTAAAGCAATATGAAATATCAGCTTTTGCTCAAGAGGGCTTTCAGTCTAAGCATAACACAGGCTACTGGGCAGGCCGTCCTTTCTTAGGATTTGGCCCCTCAGCATTTAGCTATTGGAAAGGCAAACGTTTTCGCAACATTGCTCATCTTAAGCGTTATGCTTATCTATTGAGCAATGAGAATTTTCCTCTTGATTTTGAAGAACAGCTAGATCCTGAGGCAAGCCAAAGAGAGCTATTAACGATTCGCCTAAGAATGAGAGAAGGAATTGATTTAAAGGCTTTTCAACAAACACATGGCGCACTTAGCCAGGAGACATTACAAAATCTTACCGACTTAGAAGAGCAAGGATTTATTCATAAAGAATCAAATAGGATAAGCCTTTCCCAGCAAGGCGTTCTTTTTTATGATACGGTAGCAACCGAGCTCATCTAA